A genomic stretch from Trichocoleus sp. includes:
- the cas6 gene encoding CRISPR-associated endoribonuclease Cas6 encodes MEPVPLPHLKSTTLHSLVLQLAAVKQGTLPPACNQAIHAQVLDWFRQGDPAISQAIHDRQESPLSLSGLMRQGQTGEVTAENEFFVRIGLLDGTLLEPLLNGLEKSGSQSFGLAGFPFVLRAINVLPGTDPWIALSDYALLAQSEMVLDTLTLKFLSPTSFKHNTGQEFHPFPLAEAVFGNLYRRWNVFAPDELKFPKVRWSGLVPDYELKTGKLEIKKLVISGAIGWAKYRFPNPEQARMATILAHFAFFSGVGCKTAMGMGQVMLDERVSSSVKFFANRSKDEKPRRFAKNIEP; translated from the coding sequence ATGGAGCCAGTACCGTTACCGCACCTTAAATCTACTACTCTGCACTCCCTGGTTCTTCAATTAGCAGCCGTAAAGCAAGGAACTTTACCACCAGCTTGTAATCAAGCGATCCATGCCCAAGTTTTAGATTGGTTCCGTCAAGGAGATCCAGCGATTTCTCAAGCAATTCACGATCGCCAGGAATCACCCTTAAGCTTGTCTGGATTGATGCGTCAAGGTCAAACTGGAGAAGTCACAGCAGAGAATGAGTTCTTTGTTCGCATTGGACTATTGGATGGAACCCTCCTCGAACCCTTGCTCAATGGCTTAGAAAAATCAGGAAGTCAGTCATTCGGTCTAGCAGGTTTTCCCTTCGTGCTACGAGCTATTAATGTGCTGCCGGGAACGGATCCTTGGATTGCCCTATCAGACTATGCCTTGCTTGCCCAGTCTGAGATGGTTCTCGATACCCTGACTCTCAAGTTCCTCTCCCCAACTAGTTTTAAACACAACACAGGGCAGGAGTTTCACCCCTTTCCTTTAGCTGAAGCAGTTTTTGGCAATCTATATCGCCGTTGGAATGTCTTTGCCCCTGATGAATTAAAATTTCCCAAAGTTCGCTGGAGCGGGTTAGTACCTGATTATGAACTCAAAACAGGAAAACTGGAGATCAAAAAATTAGTCATATCGGGTGCGATCGGTTGGGCTAAATATCGATTTCCTAATCCAGAGCAAGCGAGAATGGCGACAATTTTGGCTCATTTTGCCTTCTTTTCTGGAGTAGGATGCAAAACTGCAATGGGAATGGGACAAGTGATGTTGGATGAGAGGGTAAGCAGTTCAGTGAAATTTTTCGCAAACCGAAGCAAGGATGAAAAGCCTAGGAGGTTTGCGAAAAACA
- the cas5d gene encoding type I-D CRISPR-associated protein Cas5/Csc1 has protein sequence MVLYLCHLTLHDNVFFASREMGILYETETYLHNWALSFALFEVSYIPKPYRLQGEMAKRPGYLEADHEQNLLYLNQAGIYVFPALPILWSHQISTFNVSPGGYHDQPRKFGQQGADRNYPSYGRIKELAVGSRYRTYIIAPETVQIPRWIRLGKWASKIRVDAEPIPEARIKSGSGEFICKHPLNPIDLPSSTRLLLYDRIVMPPVSLLRQSQLLGEYWEIGEPTEWIPLSEETNLQSPLDRVYLPRGLAYGASTVTAP, from the coding sequence ATGGTTCTCTATCTATGTCATTTAACCTTACACGACAATGTGTTTTTTGCCTCTCGTGAGATGGGGATTCTCTATGAAACCGAAACGTATTTGCACAATTGGGCATTAAGCTTTGCTTTGTTTGAAGTATCTTATATCCCAAAACCCTATCGCTTACAGGGAGAGATGGCAAAACGTCCTGGGTATCTGGAGGCAGATCACGAGCAAAACCTTTTGTACTTAAACCAGGCAGGGATTTATGTTTTTCCAGCCCTGCCCATTCTTTGGTCTCATCAGATCAGTACTTTCAATGTGTCTCCTGGTGGTTATCATGATCAACCTAGGAAGTTTGGACAGCAGGGTGCCGATCGCAACTATCCCAGCTACGGACGGATAAAAGAATTGGCAGTGGGTAGTCGCTACCGAACCTACATCATTGCGCCTGAAACGGTTCAAATTCCACGATGGATCAGATTGGGGAAGTGGGCATCCAAGATTCGGGTTGATGCAGAGCCAATTCCTGAAGCTCGGATCAAATCAGGCTCAGGCGAATTTATCTGTAAACATCCCCTGAATCCAATCGACCTACCCAGTTCGACTCGCTTGCTTTTATACGATCGCATTGTCATGCCCCCGGTCAGTCTGCTACGCCAATCTCAACTATTAGGTGAGTACTGGGAAATTGGCGAGCCAACGGAATGGATCCCTTTGTCAGAGGAGACAAATTTGCAAAGCCCGCTAGATAGAGTTTATTTGCCAAGAGGATTAGCATATGGAGCCAGTACCGTTACCGCACCTTAA